One window of the Magnolia sinica isolate HGM2019 chromosome 19, MsV1, whole genome shotgun sequence genome contains the following:
- the LOC131235225 gene encoding putative pentatricopeptide repeat-containing protein At1g12700, mitochondrial, which yields MLSRRAAAATARRGKTLSSSSSIKITISAPDSKIIKNKIPTPTKFNHLVNDLSNSIRAGAFVRLEDAVGLFDRMLRSQPLPSVQTFNHLLSTVARMRHYSTVISFHREMNWLGIPSDIYTWNILLNCFCRLNGVVFGFAVLSNILKRGHEPDAATLATFIKGFCMEGRIGEASSFFLKIVEMRYPYDVVTFGILIDGLCKLGNNGMALGLLREMEKGAGKCRPNLMVYTSIIDSLCKDGLTKEALNLFSEMVGKGIRPDVFTYSSLIHGLCNLGQWKEAVILFEEMLDGGISPNVTTFSILVNALCKEGMIKEAHGLLELMTQRGEEPNVITYNALMDGYCFTGQMDAALKIFDNMVSKGHKPSVVTCNILIDGYCKNQMVDEAMQLFREMPCKGLEHNVVTYSTLICGLCQVQRVVAAQELFNEMQTHGQCPNVVTYTILMDGLCKNERPVEAMKLLNEMEIRGIKPNNAVFDVLINGMCEAKELKYVKELFSWASAKGLGNNVRTYNTLINGLCKEGLMEEANGLFLQMEEKGCQPDSVTFNALIRGFLQNNETVKGMQLLGEMAKRHFSVDASTTSMLVGLLIEGEKGQEYLGMLNKFVP from the coding sequence ATGTTGTCGAGAAGAGCCGCCGCTGCCACTGCTCGAAGGGGTAAAACtctttcctcttcatcttctatTAAAATTACCATTTCTGCCCCTGATTCTAAAATCATAAAAAACAAGATCCCTACTCCCACCAAATTCAACCATTTGGTGAATGATCTATCCAATTCGATCCGAGCCGGTGCTTTTGTGAGGTTAGAGGATGCAGTCGGCCTCTTTGACCGTATGCTCCGCTCGCAGCCGCTGCCTTCCGTCCAGACCTTCAATCACCTGTTATCTACGGTTGCTAGAATGAGACACTATTCAACCGTGATTTCTTTTCATCGAGAGATGAATTGGTTAGGGATCCCATCCGATATCTATACATGGAACATTCTTCTCAATTGTTTCTGCCGCTTGAATGGCGTCGTTTTCGGTTTCGCTGTTCTCAGCAACATCCTGAAACGTGGCCATGAGCCAGATGCTGCAACTCTGGCTACTTTTATTAAGGGGTTTTGTATGGAAGGGCGGATTGGGGAAGCGAGTAGTTTCTTTCTAAAGATAGTAGAAATGAGATATCCTTATGATGTGGTGACATTTGGGATACTTATCGATGGTCTTTGCAAGTTGGGGAATAACGGAATGGCGCTTGGGTTGCTCCGGGAAATGGAGAAGGGTGCGGGTAAATGTAGGCCTAACCTTATGGTTTATACCTCAATCATCGACAGTCTATGCAAAGATGGGCTCACAAAGGAGGCCCTTAACCTCTTCTCAGAAATGGTTGGTAAAGGGATTCGGCCGGATGTTTTCACTTACAGTTCTTTAATTCATGGACTATGCAATTTAGGGCAGTGGAAAGAAGCAGTGATTTTGTTCGAGGAAATGTTGGATGGAGGAATCTCTCCTAATGTGACAACCTTCAGCATACTGGTGAATGCTCTTTGCAAGGAAGGAATGATTAAAGAAGCCCATGGATTACTGGAATTGATGACCCAAAGAGGTGAGGAGCCTAATGTAATCACGTACAATGCATTGATGGATGGCTACTGTTTtactggccaaatggatgctgccTTAAAGATATTTGATAACATGGTGTCTAAAGGCCATAAGCCTAGTGTTGTGACTTGCAACATCTTAATCGATGGATATTGCAAGAATCAGATGGTGGACGAGGCTATGCAGCTTTTCCGAGAAATGCCTTGCAAGGGATTGGAGCATAATGTTGTTACTTACAGTACTCTTATATGTGGGTTGTGCCAGGTACAGAGAGTTGTGGCTGCACAAGAGCTCTTCAATGAGATGCAAACTCATGGACAATGTCCGAATGTCGTCACatacaccattttgatggacgggCTGTGTAAAAATGAGCGTCCTGTTGAGGCAATGAAACTACTCAATGAGATGGAAATTAGAGGAATTAAACCTAATAATGCAGTGTTCGATGTCCTTATCAATGGGATGTGCGAAGCTAAGGAACTCAAATATGTGAAGGAGCTTTTCAGTTGGGCCTCTGCCAAGGGCTTGGGGAATAATGTTAGAACATATAACACGTTAATCAATGGGCTCTGTAAAGAAGGGCTTATGGAGGAAGCTAATGGATTGTTCTTGCAAATGGAAGAGAAGGGTTGCCAACCAGACAGTGTCACCTTCAATGCTTTAATTAGGGGTTTTCTACAAAACAATGAGACCGTCAAGGGAATGCAACTTCTTGGTGAAATGGCTAAAAGACATTTTTCTGTGGATGCATCCACTACATCTATGTTAGTGGGCTTGCTCATAGAGGGGGAAAAAGGTCAAGAATACCTTGGAATGCTTAATAAATTTGTCCCCTAG